The following coding sequences are from one Gossypium hirsutum isolate 1008001.06 chromosome A12, Gossypium_hirsutum_v2.1, whole genome shotgun sequence window:
- the LOC107938392 gene encoding probable E3 ubiquitin-protein ligase RHY1A isoform X2, giving the protein MTSASELFYTRRSRVARPDPDPGIDSSIDRNYNRRYHNHRHDLDGCQHLRLSPHVRHSTSRSYSLSERASMQSDQGSSRFVSINGVNAESVSSSNRQSLHSNERLPEAVLLARARLLERLRGVSVSANRLMQGTREVKFLQGCQVGVPLSPTKPLKQKKRTKSLLVLRRRPWTVYRWRYSGAKRWMGEGNQGIAVYVWRGSGTKMCLQGWCVDIGFT; this is encoded by the exons ATGACGAGTGCTTCGGAGTTGTTCTACACTCGAAGGTCGAGAGTAGCTCGACCCGATCCCGATCCAGGGATCGACTCTTCAATTGATCGGAATTACAATCGCCGATATCACAATCACAGGCATGACCTGGACGGCTGTCAACATCTCCGTCTCTCCCCACACGTGCGCCACTCCACCTCACGTTCCTACTCCCTCTCT GAGCGTGCATCGATGCAGTCTGATCAAGGTTCTAGCCGGTTTGTATCAATAAATGGTGTAAATGCAGAGAGTGTAAGTAGTTCAAATAGGCAAAGTTTGCATTCGAATGAGAGGCTTCCTGAAGCTGTGCTGCTTGCTAGAGCAAGGCTTCTTGAGAGACTAAGAGGCGTGTCTGTTTCTGCAAACAG GTTGATGCAGGGGACTCGGGAAGTGAAATTTCTACAGGGTTGTCAGGTAGGAGTTCCTCTTTCACCGACCAAACCTCTCAAAcagaagaaaagaacaaaaagccTCCTGGTCTTACGCAGGAGGCCGTGGACAGTTTACCGCTGGAGGTATTCAGGGGCGAAGAGGTGGATGGGGGAAGGGAATCAAGGGATTGCAGTATATGTCTGGAGAGGTTCAGGGACGAAAATGTGCTTACAAGGCTGGTGTGTGGACATAGGTTTCACTTGA
- the LOC107938387 gene encoding SWI/SNF complex component SNF12 homolog: protein MAASSAFLSTFISPQTVSFSPKSFSSLSLLPPTNVRTVRTVTLATGSQPATGPRTPRGIMKPRRVTPEMQDVVGVPEIPRTQALKQIWAYIKEHNLQDPENKKIINCDEKLKKIFGGKDRIGFLEIAGLISPHFL from the exons ATGGCTGCCTCTTCTGCTTTTCTTTCTACTTTTATTTCTCCCCAAACGGTCTCCTTCTCACCCAAATCCTTCTCTTCTCTTAGCCTCCTTCCTCCAACTAACGTGCGCACGGTACGCACTGTGACCCTAGCCACCGGTTCACAGCCCGCCACCGGCCCCCGGACGCCACGCGGCATCATGAAGCCACGTCGTGTAACGCCTGAGATGCAGGATGTCGTAGGAGTCCCTGAAATTCCCCGAACTCAAGCCCTTAAGCAGATTTGGGCTTACATTAAAGAGCACAATCTTCAG GACCCTGAAAACAAGAAGATTATAAACTGTGATGAGAAGCTGAAGAAGATATTTGGTGGGAAAGATCGCATTGGATTTCTTGAAATTGCTGGGTTGATTAGTCCTCACTTTCTTTGA
- the LOC107938392 gene encoding probable E3 ubiquitin-protein ligase RHY1A isoform X1, which translates to MTSASELFYTRRSRVARPDPDPGIDSSIDRNYNRRYHNHRHDLDGCQHLRLSPHVRHSTSRSYSLSERASMQSDQGSSRFVSINGVNAESVSSSNRQSLHSNERLPEAVLLARARLLERLRGVSVSANRRDGRGPPNPYDIREYLLCEYFTEVDAGDSGSEISTGLSGRSSSFTDQTSQTEEKNKKPPGLTQEAVDSLPLEVFRGEEVDGGRESRDCSICLERFRDENVLTRLVCGHRFHLTCLHPWVRSCGDSPYCRRTIL; encoded by the exons ATGACGAGTGCTTCGGAGTTGTTCTACACTCGAAGGTCGAGAGTAGCTCGACCCGATCCCGATCCAGGGATCGACTCTTCAATTGATCGGAATTACAATCGCCGATATCACAATCACAGGCATGACCTGGACGGCTGTCAACATCTCCGTCTCTCCCCACACGTGCGCCACTCCACCTCACGTTCCTACTCCCTCTCT GAGCGTGCATCGATGCAGTCTGATCAAGGTTCTAGCCGGTTTGTATCAATAAATGGTGTAAATGCAGAGAGTGTAAGTAGTTCAAATAGGCAAAGTTTGCATTCGAATGAGAGGCTTCCTGAAGCTGTGCTGCTTGCTAGAGCAAGGCTTCTTGAGAGACTAAGAGGCGTGTCTGTTTCTGCAAACAG GAGGGACGGCAGAGGTCCACCTAACCCTTACGACATAAGGGAGTACTTACTGTGTGAATATTTCACGGAGGTTGATGCAGGGGACTCGGGAAGTGAAATTTCTACAGGGTTGTCAGGTAGGAGTTCCTCTTTCACCGACCAAACCTCTCAAAcagaagaaaagaacaaaaagccTCCTGGTCTTACGCAGGAGGCCGTGGACAGTTTACCGCTGGAGGTATTCAGGGGCGAAGAGGTGGATGGGGGAAGGGAATCAAGGGATTGCAGTATATGTCTGGAGAGGTTCAGGGACGAAAATGTGCTTACAAGGCTGGTGTGTGGACATAGGTTTCACTTGACTTGCTTACATCCTTGGGTTAGAAGTTGTGGAGACTCCCCTTACTGTAGACGAACCATACTATAA